The following coding sequences lie in one Capsicum annuum cultivar UCD-10X-F1 chromosome 5, UCD10Xv1.1, whole genome shotgun sequence genomic window:
- the LOC107872507 gene encoding uncharacterized protein LOC107872507, with protein MWDDMAQNFVQQFQYNIEIVPDRITLANMRKKMTENFQEYVVRWREQASRVRPSIKEFEMIDIFLQAQEHNYFHHLLSTIGRTFAEVIKVGEMVENGIKSGKIISQASLKATTQEIQSGSRSFSGNKRKEDVATVVPGTRQNWSGAHQPYAQNPLCFISSPQYPSCNAHPYVRTLSYPQWRAPTPQNHLLISVTYPSPSRFDFRSKSNNEKKQKLRDNFTPIGESYTRLFQKLRQKDMITSLLGYTPDPYSRNFDPNVRCVYHFDVQDHSTEDFRALKREIERMIQDKLIIV; from the coding sequence ATGTGGGATGACATGGCTCAGAATTtcgttcaacaatttcaatataacatcGAGATAGTACCAGATCGCATTACGCTTgccaacatgagaaaaaagatgactgaaaattttcaagaatatgttgtcagatggagagagcaggcttcaagagtcagaccatcgatAAAGGAATTTGAAATGATCGATATCTTTTTGCAAGCACAAGAACATAATTATTTCCATCATTTACTTTCTACTATTGGAAGAACATTTGCTGaagttattaaagttggagagatggtagagaatggaataaaatCTGGAAAGATCATCAGCCAAGCCTctttgaaagcaacaacacagGAAATTCAAAGTGGTTCAAGAAGCTTTAgtggaaacaaaagaaaagaggatgtagcaaCTGTTGTGCCAGGTACACGACAAAATTGGAGCGGTGCGCATCAACCATACGCACAAAATCCATTATGTTTCATTTCATCCCCTCAGTATCCTAGTTGTAATGCACATCCATATGTCCGAACCctttcttacccacaatggcgtgCACCAACCCCTCAGAATCATCTTCTAATTTCAGTAACATACCCAAGCCCCTCTAGATTCGATTTTCGCTCGAAGTCAAACAATGAAAAGAAACAGAAGCTAAGGGATaatttcacaccaattggagaatcatatactaGATTATTCCAGAAATTGAGACAAAAGGACATGATCACTTCTCTTCTTGGGTACACCCCTGATCCATATTCAAggaattttgatcctaatgtacgatgtgtatATCATTTTGATGTTCAGGATCATAGTACTGAAGATTTTCGGGcattaaaaagagaaatagaaagaatgattcaagataaattaattatagTGTAG